DNA from Dokdonella koreensis DS-123:
TGCGCGTCCTGGGCGGCGCTCAGCCGCGCCTGGTACTGGACGGCCGCCGGCGAATGGACGTCGAGCCGGCGCTGGCCGGTCGCGGCCGGCGCAGTCGCCTGCGGCTGCTCGCCGTCACCGGTGAAGTACAGCAGGCCCGGCTCGGCGAATTCGATCAGCCACAAGCCCTCGGTGACCGTCGCGGTCGGGGCGTCGGTGCCGGCGGTGTCGACCGCGAACGCGAGCCCGGCGCCGCCGGCAGAGAGTGCGAGAGCTACCGCCGAAACCAGAACCTTCGAGCGCACGAACTTGGTCATTTCCCCTCCGAAAGACCGGCTGGCGGCGCGTATGGCCGTCCATCCGGAACAGATGATCCCGAAACCCGCGGCCGATCCCGCGGACCATGTGCCGATGCTCGGGGCAGTCCATCGTTTTACCGGAACGCCAGCGACCGATCAATATCCCATTCACCCCGCGGGCGATCGATCCGGCCGCTGTCGATTTTGCTGCACCGCAAAAGAAAAGGGCCCGCCGAAGCGGGCCCTTAGCGGTTACCTGGAGCAGACTCGGCGGACGATCAGGGATTGCCCTTGACCGCGACCGTGACCCGCAGCGGCGGCGACAGGCCATTGGTCTCGGTCAGCACCACGTCGGCGAAGACGATGCTCGGCAGGGCGGCCGTCGGCGTCGCGGTGATGACGATCGCCTGGGTCTCCGGGCCGCCGGCCGGCGCGTCGAAATCGCCGACGAACAGGCTATCGGGATTGGGCACGCCGGTACCGGCGAAGCTGAAGGTCGACGGCGAGAACGACAGGCTCAGCCCGGCCGGCAGGTTGGCAGCCGTGACCGTCCACTGGGTCGGCTCCGAGAGCGTGTTGCGGAACGTGCGCGTCCACTGGCAATTGCCCACGCAGCTGGTGCGGCGCAGGTTGGCGATGTTGAGGTTGCGCGGGATACCGCCGCTGTTGGGATTGGCGGCGAGGAAGTTCGCATGGGTCTCGTTGAGCACCAGGCCGGCCAGTGCCGCCTTGCGCAGGTTGACCATGCCCGTGCCGATCTCGTCCGGCGTGGCCGGGGTGACCCGGTCCGGCATCAGCTGGCCGCTGTTGGCGGTCATCATCAGCGCCGAGATGACCTCGGCCGGCGTCCAGTGCGGCTGCGCCGCGCGGACCAGCGTGCCGGCGCCGGCCACGTGCGGGCTCGACATCGAGGTGCCGGACAGCGTCGTGTAGTTGCCGGGCGCGGCGCCGGCCGCATAGATGCTGGTGCCCGGCGCGGTGATGTCCGGCTTGGTCACGTCCATGCCACCGGCGGAATCGCAGCACAGGTTCGGGCCACGCAGGCTGCCGCCATTGAGCACGTTGGCCAGGCTGGTCGGTGCCGGGTTCACGGTCGCCAGCGTCGGCGTCGCGCCGTTGCCGGTGATGAACGAAGCCAGCGCCTCGCCGGCGGCCTGTGTCGTCGACGCCACCGACACGCCGTCCGGCGCATTGGTCAGCATCGAGGTGATGTTGCCGGCTGCGTTGTTGTAGATCAGCACCGCCTTCGCACCGGCCGCGACGGCATTGGCGACCTTGTCCGAATAGGGGCACGACGAGGGCGTGCCGCCGCGCTGGACCAGGGCTGCCGCACCGGTGAAGTAGCCGGCCGGGAAGGCCTGGCAGCCGAACGCGTTGGTCGCGTCGTGCCGGATCGGCAGAGCGGTCTGCGCGGGCAGCGGCGTGCTATCGCTCGGGCGGACCTCGAAGGTCGCCAGCGCCGGCGGTACCGGCGCCGGCCCGGTGATCTGCATCGAACCGGGCAGGTTGGGCAGGCCGTCGTGCGCGCTGTTGGCGACCGTGATGTTCCACGGCCCCACGTGCTTGACCTCGGCCGGTGGGTTGATGACCGGCGAGCTGCGCGTGTTGCCGGCCGACATCGAGACGAAGACGTCGGCGTTCAACAGGTCGAGCGCACGGCGGTCGGTGTTGTCGGTCCACGGATTCTGCTGGCCGTTGACGCTCGGGCCCAGCGAGAAGTTGGCGACGTCGATGCCGTCGACGATCGCGCGGTTGACGGCGTTGATGATCGCGCCACCCGGGCAGGTCGGGTTGCAGACCTTGTAGGTGATCAGCTGCGCGCACGGTGCGACGCCGGTGATGTCGCGCGTCGGTGCCGGCGTGTCGGCGATCGTGACGCGATTGCCGACGGTGGTGCTGGCGGTATGGCTGCCGTGACCGTCGGCATCCTCCGGATTGCCACCCTCGCAGTTGGCCACGGTGCAGTCGCGCGCGATCAGCTTCGGCCGCGGCACGTCGTAGCCGCAGGCGGCGCCCATCGGCGCGAACGACGGATGCGCCTGGTTGGCGCCGGTGTCGAAGACGC
Protein-coding regions in this window:
- a CDS encoding S8 family serine peptidase, encoding MTLSNVWLIEFDEPGMLYYAGDGDVTQATAPAIHGQRKFDARSPAAVAYGQRLSASQDAHLAQMRNRLGRADLEVLFRYSVTHSGMAVRLSDEEAATLSNLPGIAKIEREQIYLPDTYRGPYFIGAPAIWNGDATPTGLGTKGKGILVGVFDTGANQAHPSFAPMGAACGYDVPRPKLIARDCTVANCEGGNPEDADGHGSHTASTTVGNRVTIADTPAPTRDITGVAPCAQLITYKVCNPTCPGGAIINAVNRAIVDGIDVANFSLGPSVNGQQNPWTDNTDRRALDLLNADVFVSMSAGNTRSSPVINPPAEVKHVGPWNITVANSAHDGLPNLPGSMQITGPAPVPPALATFEVRPSDSTPLPAQTALPIRHDATNAFGCQAFPAGYFTGAAALVQRGGTPSSCPYSDKVANAVAAGAKAVLIYNNAAGNITSMLTNAPDGVSVASTTQAAGEALASFITGNGATPTLATVNPAPTSLANVLNGGSLRGPNLCCDSAGGMDVTKPDITAPGTSIYAAGAAPGNYTTLSGTSMSSPHVAGAGTLVRAAQPHWTPAEVISALMMTANSGQLMPDRVTPATPDEIGTGMVNLRKAALAGLVLNETHANFLAANPNSGGIPRNLNIANLRRTSCVGNCQWTRTFRNTLSEPTQWTVTAANLPAGLSLSFSPSTFSFAGTGVPNPDSLFVGDFDAPAGGPETQAIVITATPTAALPSIVFADVVLTETNGLSPPLRVTVAVKGNP